A stretch of Apostichopus japonicus isolate 1M-3 chromosome 9, ASM3797524v1, whole genome shotgun sequence DNA encodes these proteins:
- the LOC139973397 gene encoding uncharacterized protein: MFICFTFHPGFTYFVFQQPEYPRDCREVSNVCSSTHNTSGVYLIKPDGYPEPFEAYCYNDLDTGGWTVLQRRRSDSVNFNRSWKDFRNGFGFLGSEFWIGNEKIAFLTNQKRYQLRMDFENVAGDTYYVTYDDFRISDEWGDYHISSLGTFEISDGMIPEWCPANEIFSNETCERTCDDPDSCISATSHPETEQCVCVGDYLIQHERCIPLNQCNCFVADKGGVLRDDEFYVNSRCTQRSTCRNNQIIEASYQCSDHATCDERNGVRKCYCYQNYQGDGVTCTHNCFHVAKRSVLKEGEFHVHPSCTRRSTCRNNTLVEASYQCSEHATCDERSGVRKCYCNEDYQGDGVTCTHNCFVAAKGSVLREGEFHVNSRCTRRSTCRNNQIIEASYQCSDHATCDTRNGVRKCYCNENYQGDGVTCTHNCFVAAKGSVLREGEFYVNSRCTRRSTCRNNQIIEASYQCSDHATCDTRNGVRKCYCNENYQGDGVTCTHNCFVAAKGSVLREGEFHVNSRCTRRSTCRNNQIIEASYQCSDHATCDTRNGVRKCYCNENYQGDGVTCTHNCFVAAKGSVLREGEFYVNSRCTRRSTCRNNQIIEASYQCSDHATCDTRNGVRKCYCNENYQGGGVTCTHNCFVAAKGSVLREGEFYVNSRCTRRSTCRNNQIIEASYQCSDHATCDTRNGVRKCYCNENYQGDGVTCTHNCFVAAKGSVLREGEFYVNSRCTRRSTCRNNQIIEASYQCSDHATCDTRNGVRKCYCNENYQGDGVTCTHNCFVAAKGSVLRKGEFYVNSRCTRRSTCRNNQIIEASYQCSDHATCDTRNGVRKCYCNENYQGGGVTCTHNCFVAAKGSVLREGEFYVNSRCTRRSTCRNNQIVEASYQCSDHATCDTRNGVRKCYCDPNYEGDGITCTHNCFVAAKGSVVGEGESYINSGCSLRITCTSNVLTSERYSCSADATCEERNDIRRCYCVEWFAGDGVTCTRSGPRDCSDLYRAGRRNNGAYTIYPAGSSGFEVYCEMSSGGWTILQRRTSNSVSFYRNWNEYKNGFGIPTGDHWIGNDKIYKLTNQKTYQLKIEKTNREGARYHTRYSSFRISNEGDKYRLSLSGYNGNAGNNAMGANSGYRFSTHNEDNDGSSTFDCAEKHRGGWWYPDDSSTGSTSNCYSFSDRVATGGYDYSDCYCYYYYYCYYYYYPHHKCYNCDGCSGYYNYRCCRNKNPVYETTFYSCGYSNLNGDYSSNNYRGIFWKNLHGSDCGITTTTMKIQPRQ; encoded by the exons atgtttatttgttttacctTTCATCCAGGTTTtacatactttgtttttcaacaacctgagtatccgagagattgcagaGAAGTATCGAATGTATGTTCCTCTACCCACAATACATCTGGAGTGTAccttattaaaccagatggctacccggaaccgtttgaggcttactgttataatgatcttgatactggtggatggacg GTATTACAGCGCCGAAGATCAGATTCCGTCAATTTCAATAGAAGTTGGAAAGATTTCAGaaatggctttggctttctaGGGAGTGAGTTTTGGATTGGTAATGAGAAAATTGCcttcttaacaaatcaaaagcggTACCAACTGCGAATGGATTTTGAGAACGTTGCTGGAGATACGTACTATGTAACATACGACGATtttcgtatctcagatgaatgggggGATTATCATATATCTAGTTTAGGTACATTCGAAATATCAGATG GAATGATCCCCGAATGGTGTCCggctaatgagatatttagcaatgagacCTGTGAGAGGACTTGTGATGACCCTGACTCTTGCATCTCGGCTACATCTCACCCAGAAACAGAGCAATGTGTTTGTGTCGGTGATTATCTAATACAGCATGAGCGATGTATCCCTCTGAACCAatgcaactgcttcgttgctgacaaaggaggtgtattaagg gacGACGAGttttacgtcaattcaagatgtacacaaagatcaacttgtaggaacaaccagattatagaggcgagttaccagtgtagtgatcacgcaacctgtgatgagaggaacggtgtccgtaaatgttattgctatcaaaactaccaaggagacggagtgacgtgcacccacaactgcttccaTGTTGCCAAAAGAAGTGTATTAAAG gaaggCGAGTTTCACGTCCATCCGAGTTGTACACGgagatcaacttgtaggaacaacacGCTTGtagaggcgagttaccagtgtagtgaacacgcaacctgtgatgaaaggagcggtgtccgtaaatgttactgcaatgaagactaccaaggggacggagtcACGTGCActcacaactgcttcgttgctgccaaaggaagtgtattaagg GAAGGCGAGTTTCACGTCAATTCGagatgtacacgaagatcaacttgtagaaacaaccagattatagaggcgagttaccagtgtagtgatcacgcaacctgtgatacgaGGAACGGTGTACGTAAGTGTTACTGCAATgaaaactaccaaggggacggagtgacgtgcacccacaactgcttcgttgctgccaaaggaagtgtattaagg GAAGGCGAGTTTTACGTCAATTCGagatgtacacgaagatcaacttgtagaaacaaccagattatagaggcgagttaccagtgtagtgatcacgcaacctgtgatacgaGGAACGGTGtacgtaaatgttactgcaatgaaaactaccaaggggacggagtgacgtgcacccacaactgcttcgttgctgccaaaggaagtgtattaagg GAAGGCGAGTTTCACGTCAATTCGagatgtacacgaagatcaacttgtagaaacaaccagattatagaggcgagttaccagtgtagtgatcacgcaacctgtgatacgaGGAACGGTGtacgtaaatgttactgcaatgaaaactaccaaggggacggagtgacgtgcacccacaactgcttcgttgctgccaAAGGAAGTGTACTGAGG GAAGGCGAGTTTTACGTCAATTCGagatgtacacgaagatcaacttgtagaaacaaccagattatagaggcgagttaccagtgtagtgatcacgcaacctgtgatacgaGGAACGGTGtacgtaaatgttactgcaatgaaaactaccaagggggcggagtgacgtgcacccacaactgcttcgttgctgccaaaggaagtgtattaagg GAAGGCGAGTTTTACGTCAATTCGagatgtacacgaagatcaacttgtagaaacaaccagattatagaggcgagttaccagtgtagtgatcacgcaacctgtgatacgaGGAACGGTGtacgtaaatgttactgcaatgaaaactaccaaggggacggagtgacgtgcacccacaactgcttcgttgctgccaaaggaagtgtattaagg GAAGGCGAGTTTTACGTCAATTCGagatgtacacgaagatcaacttgtagaaacaaccagattatagaggcgagttaccagtgtagtgatcacgcaacctgtgatacgaGGAACGGTGtacgtaaatgttactgcaatgaaaactaccaaggggacggagtgacgtgcacccacaactgcttcgttgctgccaaaggaagtgtattaagg AAAGGCGAGTTTTACGTCAATTCGagatgtacacgaagatcaacttgtagaaacaaccagattatagaggcgagttaccagtgtagtgatcacgcaacctgtgatacgaGGAACGGTGtacgtaaatgttactgcaatgaaaactaccaagggggcggagtgacgtgcacccacaactgcttcgttgctgccaaaggaagtgtattaagg GAAGGCGAGTTTTACGTCAATTCGagatgtacacgaagatcaacttgTAGAAACAACCAGATTGtagaggcgagttaccagtgtagtgatcacgcaacctgtgatacgaggaacggtgtccgtaaatgttattGCGATCCAAACTACGAAGGTGACGGAATCACGTGCACTCACAACTGCTTCGTAGCTGCCAAAGGAAGTGTAGTAGGG GAAGGTGAATCATACATCAATTCTGGCTGTTCCTTACGAATAACCTGCACCAGTAACGTACTTACAAGTGAGAGGTACAGTTGCAGTGCAGACGCAACCTGTGAGGAGCGGAATGATATCCGTAGATGTTACTGTGTCGAATGGTTTGCAGGTGATGGTGTTACATGTACCCGCAGTGGACCGAGAGATTGTTCTGATCTATACAGAGCGGGCAGAAGAAATAACGGAGCATATACCATTTATCCCGCTGGAAGCTCTGGTTTTGAAGTTTATTGTGAAATGTCTAGTGGGGGATGGACA ATTTTGCAACGACGTACAAGTAATTCCGTCAGCTTTTATCGAAACTGGAATGAGTACAAAAACGGGTTTGGAATTCCAACAGGAGATCATTGGattggcaacgataaaatatacaaattgacaAATCAAAAAACCTACCAACTTAaaatagaaaagacaaacaggGAAGGAGCAAGATACCACACCCGTTATTCATCTTTCAGAATCAGTAATGAGGGAGACAAATACCGACTGTCATTGAGTGGCTACAATGGAAATGCTG GTAACAATGCTATGGGAGCAAATTCAGGATATCGATTTAGTACGCACAATGAAGACAATGATGGATCGAGTACCTTCGACTGTGCAGAAAAACACcgaggtggctggtggtatcCAGACGATAGTAGCACGGGCTCTACCAGCAACTGCTACTCATTCAGCGACCGCGTAGCTACAGGTGGCTACGATTACTCTgactgttattgttattattattattactgttattattattattatcctcatcataaatgttataattgCGATGGCTGTAGTGGTTATTATAATTATAGATGCTGCCGAAACAAAAATCCGGTTTATGAGACAACTTTCTATTCCTGCGGCTACTCCAATCTGAATGGGGATTACTCGTCCAACAATTACCGCGGTATCTTCTGGAAGAATCTT